The Engraulis encrasicolus isolate BLACKSEA-1 chromosome 22, IST_EnEncr_1.0, whole genome shotgun sequence genome includes a region encoding these proteins:
- the LOC134439249 gene encoding leukotriene B4 receptor 1-like: MQENISSNATIPVETQVSTGVLALCFIIGIPGNIAVVVMILRNFKKDNFTLRLMLNLAASDILCLSTLPWLICNLLTNWQMTHSICKLLVLMVYISLVNSVMTVSLMSVHRYFAVLHPYLWNKLGRRGEIVLILSLWILACILSSPTLVTFVVKVKHGKYECDPQFSSDGQRAGIRFCETLFGFVIPFSILVVYYSSLHKKVNETAFFTSKRLTKLVRNIIVTFFVFWIPFHVMNVIDMLAISLKSSHPDASAKLTDFYNSAEDIVISFAFINSCVNPFLYAFASKSLRHGIDEDTDVADNGLQNTSVAVTL, from the coding sequence ATGCAGGAGAACATCAGCTCCAACGCAACAATTCCAGTTGAAACTCAGGTCAGCACTGGAGTACTGGCACTGTGCTTTATCATTGGAATCCCTGGCAACATAGCGGTAGTGGTGATGATTCTCCGCAACTTCAAGAAGGACAACTTCACCCTGAGATTGATGCTGAATCTGGCGGCCTCTGATATCCTGTGCTTGTCCACTCTGCCATGGTTAATCTGCAACTTGCTCACCAATTGGCAAATGACTCATTCAATTTGCAAACTACTCGTTTTGATGGTGTATATTAGTCTAGTCAACAGTGTGATGACAGTGAGTCTGATGAGTGTCCATCGCTACTTTGCTGTTCTTCACCCATACCTTTGGAACAAACTGGGGAGGAGAGGCGAGATCGTGCTGATCTTATCACTGTGGATACTAGCTTGCATCTTGTCCTCCCCAACCCTCGTGACTTTTGTGGTAAAGGTGAAACACGGAAAGTACGAGTGTGATCCACAATTCAGCTCGGATGGACAGAGAGCTGGAATTCGCTTCTGTGAGACACTTTTTGGGTTTGTTATTCCTTTTAGCATTCTTGTCGTGTATTACAGCTCCCTCCACAAGAAAGTCAACGAGACGGCCTTCTTTACCAGCAAGAGACTCACCAAGCTGGTCCGTAACATCATAGTCACATTTTTTGTCTTCTGGATTCCGTTTCATGTAATGAATGTAATTGATATGTTGGCCATTTCTCTGAAGTCATCCCATCCAGATGCATCAGCAAAGCTGACTGACTTCTACAATTCAGCTGAGGATATTGTCATCAGCTTTGCCTTCATCAACAGCTGTGTGAACCCTTTTCTGTATGCCTTTGCATCTAAAAGTCTTCGCCATGGCATAGATGAAGACACAGATGTAGCTGATAATGGTTTGCAAAATACCAGTGTGGCTGTTACTTTGTGA